The DNA window CGAATTAAAATCGGCATCTCCCAGCCAGTTTCGATCGCCGGGCGCAAGCGATAAAAATCAGGGGGCAACCATTCCGGTGGTGAAACCATACAATTTTCGTTTTGAGCGATCCCTTTTCCTTTTTTCTCGATCCCCAAATTATCTGCCGAAACCGGCCAAATTTGACAGTAAGCCTGCCAGGCAGTTGCTAGATATTCTACTAGCCCATCGCAGAGAACTCCATCAAAATCGAGGGCTAAGATGCTGGGTAAATTTACAGGCACAGTTGTCATAGATGTGGCAATCCAGTACAATAGAAACGTGATCGGAAATTAACCAAACCCCTAGCATCTCACCAGGTACGAAATTTCAATTTTGGCTGCATTCTGCTCCTAATCTTAATACGGACATCCCCGAGTTTCTTCCCGTACCAAAAGCTTAAACAAAGGGGAAAGTCACGTCGGTTATAAAGGAACAATGACGAAATGGTTTCCTATAATGAAATGCCAGAGCGCGTTCTAATGAGGGGCGGATCGAATGTAAAAATGCCGCCATTTTCCCACCTAAAAATCTAGCTTTTGCCATGGTTCGTGGCACCGATTCCTGGGGTGCAAATCCCCTCCCATGTCGGGGGAATAATACTAGAAAAAGATTCGTAAGCCAAGCAATATGGGGCTTTTGCCGTGATTACCATCTCGCGATCGCCAGGAGAACGCAAAGGAACAACCATTAGTTTTCCTTCCACTTTATACCTATATCCCATCCTCGATATTTTACTAGCAGATATTCCCAAAGTCTGCCAAAACGAAGTCAGGCTGGGACTGCAAGAGGCTCTCGTTAACGCTGCCAAACATGGCAACCAACTGGATCCTAGCAAAGCCGTTATCGTCCATTTTTCTGTGAGAAAAGACATCTATCGGTGGGTAATTTGCGACCAAGGCAATGGCTTTGGGAACCCCTGTTCCTGTCAGGAAGCCAGCGCTTACCTACCGGAAGACACTTCTCATTGTGGACGCGGACTATTTATTATATACCAAATTTTCGATCGCGTCCACTGGAGTTCCGAAGGGAGGAAGCTGGTTTTATGCAAAAACCTGAAAAATCCCGTCCGTATCCCGTTTTTCTCCAGCAACCAAGCACTGGTTGCTAGCGGTAGATAGCCGCAAATTTCTCCCCATTCCATCTATTTTCCCCACTAGGAATTTCCCTATTGGGGAATATTCTTATCGCTGTAGGTCACCGTGCGATCGCGACCTTGTTTTTTGGCTTGGTAGAGCGCTTCATCAGCATTTTGCAGGAGTTCGTCGTAGGTTTCTCCGTGAAGGGGATAGGTCGCAACGCCTAGAGAAACTGTAATTGGACCCAAAAAGCGATCGCCATAGCGCAATTGCATCTGCTTCATATACTGGCGCAGTTCTTCGGCGCGGCGGTAGCTATCGGAACTGCTCGCCTCCGGCAAAATTAAAGTAAACTCTTCCCCACCATAGCGACAAGCCACATCGGAAGTACGAAATACTTCTTGCAAAAGAGATCCCACCTGTTGCAGGACAAAATCCCCCGCATCGTGACCGAAGCGATCGTTAAAACCTTTAAAATGGTCAATATCCAACATAATGACACTAAGGTAGGCAGCAGACTTATTGGCCTCGTGGAGTTTATCCTTGAGGGATTCCTCCAAATAGCGACGGTTGAACAATCCCGTCAGGGGATCGCGAATGCTTTGTTGTTTGAGGGTATCCCGCAGTTTCAAATTCGCCACCGCCAGGGAAATTTGCTCCGCCGCCGCGCGCGCCAGTTGTTGCTTGGCTGGGTTTAACTTTTCCGGTTGTTGGGTAGCCAAATACAGCAATCCCCAAGTTTTTCCTTGAGCCATCAAAGGTACGCATAAGGTAGCCGCCGGTGGCTGGTCTGCGTGAATATGAGCGCAGTAAGGATTCACATTGTGGTAGCTGGCTAAGTAAGCGTGGCTTTGCTGCAATCCCCAGCATTGTTCTCTAGGAAATTGCGTTTTCGACTGCTGTTGCTCCCCCCAGCCTACAACTTTTTCGACAAAACTGCCGCTGGCATCCAACGCAAAGACGCTCCCATTTGTATCGGCAAACAGCACCGGCAAAAACTGTTCGATAG is part of the Geitlerinema sp. PCC 9228 genome and encodes:
- a CDS encoding anti-sigma regulatory factor — encoded protein: MITISRSPGERKGTTISFPSTLYLYPILDILLADIPKVCQNEVRLGLQEALVNAAKHGNQLDPSKAVIVHFSVRKDIYRWVICDQGNGFGNPCSCQEASAYLPEDTSHCGRGLFIIYQIFDRVHWSSEGRKLVLCKNLKNPVRIPFFSSNQALVASGR